The following coding sequences lie in one Microvirga sp. 17 mud 1-3 genomic window:
- a CDS encoding zinc ribbon domain-containing protein YjdM — translation MSNLPPCPQCQSSLTYEDGGGLYVCAECGYEWLIQAEAVAESDESVHRDAAGNVLQDGDNVTVIKDLKLKGSGGVVKMGTKVKNIRLVDGDHDIDCKIDGFGAMSLKSEFVRKI, via the coding sequence ATGAGTAATCTACCCCCCTGTCCCCAATGCCAGTCCAGCCTCACCTATGAAGATGGTGGCGGGCTCTACGTCTGCGCCGAATGCGGCTACGAATGGTTGATTCAAGCCGAGGCCGTGGCCGAGTCGGACGAAAGTGTTCACCGTGACGCCGCCGGAAACGTGCTGCAAGATGGAGATAACGTCACCGTCATCAAAGACCTGAAACTCAAGGGATCGGGCGGTGTCGTGAAGATGGGGACCAAGGTCAAGAATATCCGCCTGGTCGATGGGGATCATGATATTGACTGCAAGATCGATGGATTCGGAGCAATGAGCTTGAAGTCGGAGTTCGTGAGGAAAATCTGA
- the guaA gene encoding glutamine-hydrolyzing GMP synthase: MTQTHDKILIVDFGSQVTQLIARRVREEGVYSEVVPFQKAAEAFREMKPKGVILSGGPESVTMETSPRAPQELFDSGTPVFGICYGQQTMAAQLGGEVESGHHSEFGRAEIEILTESPLFQGVWQVGKKYPVWMSHGDRVTRLPEGFEPLASSPNAPFAITADEGRKFYAVQFHPEVVHTPQGELLIRNFVRDIAGCRGDWTMKAFREEAIERIRAQVGKGRVICGLSGGVDSAVAAVLIHEAIGDQLTCVFVDHGLLRMGEADQVVGLFRDSYNIPLVHVQAQDLFIGALEGVSDPEVKRKTIGKLFIDVFDEEAKKIGGADFLAQGTLYPDVIESVSFTGGPSVTIKSHHNVGGLPERMKMKLVEPLRELFKDEVRVLGRELGLPEAFVARHPFPGPGLAIRVPGTITREKLEILRKADAIYLDEIRKAGLYDTIWQAFAVLLPVKTVGVMGDGRTYDHVCALRAVTSVDGMTADFFPFDMAFLGNVATRIINEVKGINRVTYDITSKPPGTIEWE; this comes from the coding sequence ATGACCCAGACCCACGACAAGATCCTCATCGTCGATTTCGGCTCCCAGGTGACCCAGCTCATCGCGCGCAGGGTGCGCGAGGAGGGGGTCTATTCGGAGGTGGTGCCGTTCCAGAAGGCGGCCGAGGCCTTCCGGGAGATGAAGCCGAAGGGCGTGATCCTGTCCGGCGGACCGGAATCGGTCACGATGGAGACCTCGCCGCGGGCGCCCCAGGAGCTGTTCGATTCCGGTACCCCGGTCTTCGGCATCTGCTACGGCCAGCAGACCATGGCGGCGCAGCTCGGCGGCGAGGTGGAAAGCGGGCACCATTCCGAGTTCGGCCGGGCCGAGATCGAGATCCTCACCGAGAGCCCGCTCTTCCAGGGCGTCTGGCAGGTCGGCAAGAAATATCCGGTCTGGATGAGCCACGGCGACCGCGTGACCCGGCTGCCTGAGGGCTTCGAGCCTCTGGCTTCCTCGCCCAACGCCCCCTTCGCGATCACCGCGGATGAGGGCCGCAAGTTCTATGCGGTGCAGTTCCACCCGGAGGTGGTGCATACCCCGCAGGGCGAGCTGCTGATCCGCAACTTCGTGCGCGACATTGCCGGATGCCGGGGCGACTGGACCATGAAGGCCTTCCGAGAGGAGGCCATCGAGCGCATCCGCGCCCAGGTCGGAAAGGGGCGAGTGATCTGCGGTCTGTCGGGTGGCGTCGATTCAGCCGTGGCGGCCGTGCTCATCCACGAGGCCATCGGCGACCAGCTCACCTGCGTGTTCGTGGATCACGGCCTCCTTCGCATGGGCGAGGCCGATCAGGTGGTGGGCCTGTTCCGGGATTCCTACAACATCCCCCTCGTGCACGTTCAGGCCCAGGACCTTTTCATCGGCGCGCTGGAAGGCGTGTCCGACCCCGAGGTGAAGCGCAAGACCATCGGCAAGCTCTTCATCGACGTGTTCGACGAGGAGGCAAAGAAGATCGGCGGCGCCGATTTCCTCGCGCAGGGGACCCTCTATCCGGACGTGATCGAGAGCGTGTCCTTCACGGGTGGCCCCTCCGTCACCATCAAGAGCCACCACAATGTGGGCGGCCTGCCCGAGCGCATGAAGATGAAGCTCGTGGAACCCCTGCGCGAGCTCTTCAAGGACGAGGTGCGGGTGCTCGGCCGCGAGCTCGGCCTGCCGGAGGCCTTCGTAGCCCGTCATCCCTTCCCGGGGCCGGGCCTCGCCATCCGCGTGCCGGGCACGATCACCCGCGAGAAGCTCGAGATCCTGCGCAAGGCCGATGCGATCTATCTCGACGAGATCCGCAAGGCGGGCCTCTACGACACGATCTGGCAGGCCTTCGCGGTGCTGCTGCCGGTCAAGACCGTGGGCGTCATGGGCGACGGACGCACCTATGACCACGTCTGCGCGCTGCGCGCCGTCACCTCCGTCGACGGCATGACGGCGGATTTCTTCCCCTTCGACATGGCCTTCCTGGGCAATGTGGCGACCCGCATCATCAACGAGGTCAAAGGCATCAACCGCGTCACCTACGACATCACCTCGAAACCGCCCGGCACCATCGAGTGGGAGTGA
- a CDS encoding transporter substrate-binding domain-containing protein, with the protein MLPAQTASAQGKLKEVLSRGKLIVGTGSTNPPWHFRDEKGDLVGFDIEIAKIIAQGLFDDPSKIEFVNQASDARIPNIVTGKVDIACQFVTVTAARAQQVAFTIPYYREGVSLMLVSGGRYADYAALKAAGNKVTVSVLQNVFAEKMVHDALPEAKVDQFESVDLMYQALNSGRADAAATDSSSLRYYMKQNAGRYVDSGFSWNPQTYSCIVKQGDQDWLNFVNVAIRESMTGTTFPLYKAAFERWFGETPPEPKIGFPSEFR; encoded by the coding sequence ATGCTGCCGGCCCAGACCGCATCCGCCCAGGGAAAGCTGAAGGAAGTTCTCAGCCGCGGAAAGCTCATCGTCGGCACCGGGAGCACCAATCCCCCGTGGCATTTCCGTGACGAGAAGGGCGACTTGGTCGGTTTCGATATCGAGATCGCCAAGATCATCGCTCAAGGCCTGTTCGATGACCCCTCTAAGATCGAGTTCGTCAATCAAGCTTCCGACGCCCGTATTCCGAACATCGTAACGGGCAAGGTCGACATCGCGTGCCAGTTCGTGACAGTGACGGCGGCGCGGGCGCAGCAGGTGGCCTTCACGATCCCGTATTATCGCGAGGGCGTCAGCCTCATGCTCGTCTCGGGAGGCCGCTATGCCGACTACGCTGCTCTCAAGGCTGCCGGGAACAAGGTGACGGTCTCGGTGCTCCAGAACGTCTTCGCGGAAAAGATGGTTCATGATGCGCTTCCCGAGGCGAAGGTCGACCAGTTCGAGAGCGTCGACCTCATGTACCAGGCCCTTAATTCAGGGCGGGCCGACGCTGCCGCGACGGATTCCTCGTCCCTGCGCTACTACATGAAGCAGAACGCCGGCCGGTACGTGGATTCGGGCTTCAGCTGGAACCCGCAGACCTATTCCTGCATCGTCAAGCAGGGCGATCAGGATTGGCTGAACTTCGTCAATGTCGCCATCCGTGAATCCATGACGGGCACCACGTTCCCGCTGTATAAGGCCGCCTTCGAGCGCTGGTTCGGCGAGACGCCGCCGGAGCCGAAGATCGGCTTCCCGTCCGAGTTCCGGTAG
- the rpiB gene encoding ribose 5-phosphate isomerase B, with protein MTASKRIVLSSDHAAIQLRQSIAAHIAAHGWEVVDIGPTTPESTPYPTHGEAAARLVASGDCRFGIILCGTGQGIMMAANKVKGIRCGVCADTFSARMIRQHNDANMLSMGARIVGEGLALDIVDAFLNAEFEGGRHATRVEMIGALEG; from the coding sequence ATGACAGCCAGCAAACGCATCGTCCTCTCCAGCGACCACGCCGCCATTCAGCTCCGGCAGTCCATCGCGGCTCATATCGCGGCGCATGGCTGGGAGGTGGTCGATATCGGGCCGACGACGCCGGAGAGCACGCCCTATCCAACGCACGGCGAAGCGGCGGCACGGCTCGTCGCGTCCGGCGATTGCCGGTTCGGCATCATCCTGTGCGGCACCGGCCAGGGCATCATGATGGCGGCGAACAAGGTGAAGGGCATCCGGTGCGGCGTCTGCGCCGACACATTCTCGGCCCGGATGATCCGCCAGCACAACGATGCCAACATGCTCTCGATGGGTGCGCGCATCGTGGGCGAAGGGCTGGCGCTCGATATCGTGGATGCGTTCCTGAACGCTGAATTCGAGGGCGGCCGACATGCGACGCGGGTGGAGATGATCGGCGCCCTGGAAGGGTAG
- a CDS encoding amino acid ABC transporter ATP-binding protein — translation METTRPLLEIRGLHKRFGAVEVLKGVDLALHKGEVVSIIGSSGSGKTTLLRCVNLLEEFQSGDIVLDGETIGYSTKNGRRHRLSDRELSRQRSMTGMVFQSFNLFPHLTAAGNVMLGLRKVRRMGKAEARALAERWLGRVGLAARADHYPSQLSGGQQQRVAIARALAMDPKLVLLDEVTSALDPELVQEVLNTVKAIADDGATLLIVTHEMRFARDVSDRVVFMDQGQVVEDAPPAEIFGNPRSARLAEFLRNTRT, via the coding sequence ATGGAAACCACACGCCCGCTGCTCGAGATCCGCGGATTGCACAAGCGCTTCGGTGCCGTAGAGGTTCTCAAAGGCGTCGACCTGGCCCTTCATAAGGGAGAGGTCGTGTCGATCATCGGATCGAGCGGATCGGGCAAGACCACGCTGCTGCGATGCGTCAACCTCCTCGAGGAGTTCCAGAGCGGCGACATCGTGCTCGATGGAGAAACCATCGGCTACAGCACAAAGAACGGCCGCCGCCACCGTTTGAGCGATCGGGAGCTGTCCCGCCAGCGGTCGATGACCGGAATGGTGTTCCAGAGTTTCAATCTCTTCCCCCACCTCACAGCCGCCGGCAACGTGATGCTGGGCCTGCGTAAGGTTCGTCGTATGGGAAAGGCAGAGGCGCGAGCACTTGCGGAGCGTTGGCTCGGTCGCGTAGGTCTTGCCGCCCGTGCCGACCACTATCCGAGCCAGCTTTCAGGCGGGCAGCAGCAGCGGGTCGCCATTGCCCGTGCGCTCGCGATGGATCCCAAGCTCGTCCTTCTCGATGAGGTAACCTCCGCCCTCGATCCCGAGCTCGTCCAGGAGGTGCTGAATACCGTCAAGGCTATCGCGGATGATGGGGCGACTCTCCTGATCGTGACCCACGAGATGAGGTTCGCCCGGGACGTCTCGGACCGGGTCGTTTTCATGGATCAGGGACAGGTCGTCGAAGATGCACCGCCAGCCGAGATTTTCGGCAATCCGCGGAGCGCACGCCTCGCGGAGTTCTTGCGCAATACTCGCACCTGA
- a CDS encoding MAPEG family protein, with protein sequence MSITAVLLPVFVLVGLTFVLLFWTGRSRMGVLRAGNVKIRDIALGERNWPDQVTKVSNAYHNQLEVPVLFYVLVALALITKKADLVFVILSWLFVVTRLVHAGIHVTSNRVPRRFMAFVAGVLILLIMWIIFALRIFAAELGV encoded by the coding sequence ATGAGCATCACCGCCGTCCTTCTCCCGGTCTTCGTCCTGGTCGGGCTCACCTTCGTCCTTCTGTTCTGGACCGGGCGCTCCCGCATGGGGGTTCTCCGGGCCGGCAACGTGAAGATCCGGGACATCGCGCTCGGCGAGCGCAACTGGCCGGATCAGGTTACCAAGGTGTCCAACGCCTACCATAACCAGCTCGAAGTCCCGGTTCTGTTCTACGTTCTGGTGGCACTCGCACTGATCACCAAGAAGGCGGACCTGGTCTTCGTGATCCTCTCCTGGCTCTTCGTCGTGACGCGGCTCGTCCATGCGGGGATCCACGTCACGTCGAACCGGGTGCCGCGGCGCTTCATGGCCTTCGTGGCCGGCGTGCTGATCCTGCTCATCATGTGGATCATCTTCGCCCTGCGGATCTTTGCCGCTGAACTGGGCGTGTGA
- a CDS encoding amino acid ABC transporter permease has translation MQPFLNQIWIARWPLWEGFLLTIEVASAAILFGTVLGCICGIQLVYGPAIVRFPFRVYVDVMRGTPVLVLILAAFYIPSVAGVSLSATQAGVLALSLFAGAHIGELMRGALQAIPPGQAEAARSIGLTFPQTLAYVLLPQALRSALPPWINTGVELIKGSSLLSIIGVGELLLRTQEVIGRTFMTIEFYVFAGALYLLANIFLDQLGKAVERRVQGR, from the coding sequence ATGCAGCCGTTCCTGAACCAGATCTGGATCGCCCGTTGGCCGTTGTGGGAAGGTTTCCTGCTCACGATCGAGGTCGCGTCCGCCGCCATCCTTTTCGGTACCGTCCTCGGATGCATCTGCGGGATTCAGCTTGTCTATGGTCCGGCCATCGTCCGCTTTCCCTTCCGGGTTTATGTGGACGTGATGCGGGGCACGCCCGTCCTGGTCCTGATCCTCGCGGCCTTCTACATCCCGTCCGTCGCCGGGGTCAGCCTGAGCGCGACTCAGGCCGGCGTTCTTGCGCTGTCGCTTTTCGCGGGAGCCCATATCGGCGAATTGATGCGTGGTGCCCTGCAGGCGATTCCGCCAGGCCAGGCCGAGGCGGCCCGCAGCATCGGCCTCACATTTCCTCAGACCCTTGCATATGTCCTCCTGCCGCAGGCTCTGCGGAGCGCTCTGCCACCATGGATCAACACGGGGGTCGAACTCATCAAGGGCTCCAGCCTCCTTTCGATCATCGGCGTGGGCGAACTTCTCCTTAGAACCCAGGAAGTCATCGGACGCACCTTCATGACCATCGAGTTCTACGTCTTCGCAGGAGCACTCTATCTCCTCGCCAATATCTTTCTAGATCAGCTCGGCAAAGCCGTCGAGCGACGCGTACAGGGGCGCTGA
- a CDS encoding aspartate aminotransferase family protein produces the protein MSSLAESTRARGNNPLSFDKSAELIERNAQWMAGGVNSNFRLNISPTPLVFERGEGPWLYDADGNKLIDYYLGMGPMILGHKPQALVDAVKQEVEKGFLFAGQTAVEAEAARLVCELVPSAERMRFGCSGSEVDQAAIRLARAATGRKKIIKFEGHYHGWFDNVLWSTAPALNAAGPENAPVPVAGSKGQLTETADALVVLPWNNLDLLVERLAQGDIAGVIMEAAMCNAGAVHPAPGYLEGVREACTRYGTILIFDEVITGFRLAPGGAQGRFGVTPDLSTFGKAIANGFPVAAIAGRADLMDMFATGGVVHGGTYNAQPIAMAATVATLKSLKPSLYATLEERGGRLMSGMREIFDRAGVRAQVAGFPQVFHVALGLDAPARNYRDLARMDRPAYVALTTALLHRGVRALERGAWFLSIEHGDAVIDETLLAVEDSVRELKAKGVLPTGDSRK, from the coding sequence ATGTCTTCCCTTGCTGAATCGACACGCGCACGCGGTAACAATCCCCTCTCGTTCGACAAGTCTGCGGAGCTGATCGAACGTAACGCCCAATGGATGGCGGGCGGCGTCAACAGCAACTTTCGCCTGAACATCTCGCCGACTCCTCTCGTCTTCGAGCGCGGCGAGGGCCCGTGGCTCTACGATGCCGATGGCAACAAGCTGATCGACTATTACCTGGGCATGGGACCGATGATCCTCGGCCACAAGCCGCAGGCACTGGTCGACGCCGTGAAGCAGGAGGTCGAGAAAGGCTTCCTCTTCGCAGGCCAGACCGCGGTAGAGGCCGAGGCGGCGCGGCTCGTGTGCGAACTCGTTCCCTCGGCCGAGCGCATGCGGTTCGGCTGCTCGGGCTCCGAGGTCGATCAAGCGGCTATCCGTCTTGCCCGTGCCGCGACGGGCCGTAAGAAGATCATCAAGTTCGAAGGCCATTATCACGGCTGGTTCGACAACGTGCTGTGGTCGACAGCCCCGGCCCTCAATGCGGCGGGCCCGGAGAATGCGCCGGTCCCGGTTGCCGGTAGCAAGGGCCAGCTTACGGAAACCGCAGACGCCCTTGTGGTTCTGCCGTGGAACAACCTGGACCTGCTGGTGGAGCGGCTTGCACAGGGGGACATCGCCGGCGTCATCATGGAAGCGGCGATGTGCAACGCGGGCGCCGTACACCCCGCGCCAGGCTATCTCGAAGGCGTGCGCGAGGCCTGCACGCGATACGGTACCATCCTCATTTTCGACGAGGTGATCACGGGCTTTCGCCTTGCACCCGGGGGCGCGCAGGGGCGTTTCGGCGTGACACCCGACCTCTCCACTTTCGGCAAGGCCATCGCCAACGGCTTCCCTGTCGCGGCCATCGCCGGGCGGGCCGACCTCATGGACATGTTCGCCACCGGTGGCGTTGTGCATGGCGGCACCTACAATGCGCAGCCCATCGCCATGGCGGCCACGGTTGCGACCCTCAAGTCGCTGAAGCCTTCGCTCTATGCGACCTTGGAGGAACGCGGCGGACGGCTCATGTCGGGCATGCGCGAGATCTTTGACCGCGCCGGGGTACGTGCGCAGGTCGCCGGCTTTCCGCAGGTCTTCCACGTGGCCCTCGGCCTCGATGCGCCGGCGCGGAACTACCGCGATCTCGCCCGAATGGACCGGCCGGCCTATGTCGCGCTCACGACGGCTTTGCTGCACCGCGGCGTGCGTGCCCTGGAGCGCGGCGCCTGGTTCCTCTCCATCGAGCACGGCGACGCGGTGATCGACGAAACCCTCCTGGCCGTCGAGGATTCCGTGCGCGAGCTCAAAGCCAAGGGAGTTCTCCCGACCGGAGACTCCCGCAAGTAA
- a CDS encoding M81 family metallopeptidase, which translates to MRLFVATLGTETNTFSFFPTGIEDFKDTLWCEGDIESIPSSPWSAPAQIWVERAREQGWEVTQSLFAFASPAGPTTRAAYESMRDRILDDLKAAGPVDAILLFLHGAMVADGYDDCEGDLVSRMRALVGTATKIGIELDLHAHIDHTLLDAADIIVIYKTYPHIDHSERAEDLFDLTRRTLAGEIEPRMALFDCRTMGLFPTTMEGPMIAFTQAMFDAEGKDGILSLSLNHGFPWADVPLAGAKMLAVADGDLALAERAARDFGERFYRIRKAAMLPFTPFEEAIAEAKIEGDKPLLIADTSDQIGSGAPGDTTYVLRAFVEAGIRNAAIAPLWDPLAVRICFQVGVGAQIKLRIGGKFDPNSGPSFDADAEVRFLKKDAYQDHINDERIDIGDVAVVRVEGIDILLTTQRTNLYSLSLLTLHGITFDDKQVVSIKNLYKHKDLFVDNTRKQLFVATPGTSNPDWSALPFQRLPRPIWPLDPDPLGLD; encoded by the coding sequence ATGCGCCTTTTCGTCGCCACACTCGGGACCGAGACGAACACCTTCTCGTTTTTTCCGACCGGAATCGAGGACTTCAAGGATACGCTCTGGTGCGAGGGGGACATCGAGTCGATCCCCTCCTCGCCCTGGTCGGCACCGGCACAGATCTGGGTTGAGCGTGCGCGCGAGCAAGGCTGGGAGGTGACCCAGAGCCTCTTCGCCTTCGCGTCACCGGCCGGACCGACGACGCGGGCGGCCTATGAATCGATGCGCGACCGCATCCTTGACGACTTGAAGGCCGCTGGCCCTGTCGACGCGATCCTCCTTTTCCTACACGGGGCGATGGTGGCTGACGGCTACGACGATTGCGAGGGCGACCTTGTCTCGCGCATGCGCGCGCTCGTCGGCACCGCTACGAAGATTGGGATCGAGCTCGATCTCCATGCCCATATCGACCACACTCTTCTCGATGCGGCCGACATCATCGTAATCTACAAGACCTATCCGCATATCGACCATTCGGAGCGGGCCGAGGATCTTTTCGATCTTACGCGGCGGACCCTCGCGGGGGAAATCGAACCGAGGATGGCCCTGTTCGATTGCCGGACCATGGGACTGTTTCCGACGACTATGGAAGGGCCAATGATCGCCTTCACGCAGGCGATGTTCGATGCGGAGGGCAAAGACGGCATCCTGTCTCTATCCCTGAACCACGGTTTTCCCTGGGCGGACGTTCCCCTAGCGGGCGCGAAGATGCTGGCGGTCGCCGACGGCGATTTGGCGCTGGCCGAGCGTGCCGCGCGCGACTTTGGCGAGCGGTTCTATCGCATCCGCAAGGCCGCCATGCTGCCGTTTACTCCCTTCGAGGAGGCCATCGCGGAGGCCAAGATCGAGGGCGACAAGCCGCTCCTGATTGCCGATACGTCCGATCAGATCGGCAGCGGCGCCCCGGGAGACACAACTTATGTCCTGCGGGCCTTCGTCGAAGCCGGCATTCGCAATGCGGCGATTGCGCCCCTCTGGGACCCGCTCGCCGTCCGAATCTGCTTCCAGGTGGGGGTCGGCGCGCAGATCAAGCTACGCATCGGCGGAAAGTTCGATCCGAATTCCGGCCCGTCCTTCGATGCGGACGCCGAGGTCCGCTTCCTGAAGAAGGATGCCTATCAGGACCATATCAACGACGAGCGCATCGACATCGGTGATGTCGCGGTCGTACGGGTGGAAGGCATCGACATCCTGTTGACGACGCAGCGTACCAATCTCTATTCGCTCAGCCTTCTTACGCTGCACGGCATCACCTTCGATGACAAGCAGGTGGTCTCGATCAAGAACCTCTACAAGCACAAGGATCTCTTCGTCGACAACACGCGCAAGCAGCTTTTCGTGGCAACGCCTGGGACAAGTAATCCGGATTGGTCTGCCCTGCCCTTCCAGCGCCTGCCCCGGCCCATCTGGCCGCTGGATCCTGATCCGCTAGGGCTCGACTGA
- a CDS encoding RsmB/NOP family class I SAM-dependent RNA methyltransferase, with the protein MTPAARIAAAIEVLSDIDARRRPAADALKDWGLSHRFAGSKDRAAIASLVYDALRRKASAAWIMGEGTPRAVMLGTLRLQRGLDVEAIAGLFSGERFAPEPLTEAERERLTNATLDGAPAPAAGDFPDWIAPSLERLFGDDLVPEMQALTARAPLDLRVNTLKAASREQAHDALPHLGAVETPLSPLGLRIAPGEDGRGPAIQAEPEFLKGWIEIQDEGSQLASLLSAVQPGDQVVDLCAGGGGKTLALAAMMDNHGQIYATDNDARRLAPIHERLARAGVRNVQVRTPRGRADAVTDLDGRIDCVLVDAPCTGVGTWRRNPDAKWRLRPGSLEVRRKEQQAVLDRAAALVRPGGRIVYITCSILPEENDEALSAFLERQEQFHPVPGREILARAGMPDLEKVLRPTKLGWQMTPLRTGTDGFYVAVLTRNP; encoded by the coding sequence ATGACACCTGCAGCCCGCATCGCCGCCGCCATCGAGGTTCTGTCCGACATTGACGCCCGCCGCCGCCCGGCCGCGGATGCCCTGAAGGATTGGGGCCTGTCCCACCGCTTCGCCGGGTCCAAGGACCGGGCCGCCATCGCGAGCCTCGTCTATGACGCCCTGCGCCGGAAGGCGTCCGCCGCCTGGATCATGGGCGAGGGGACACCCCGCGCCGTCATGCTCGGAACGCTCCGGCTCCAGCGCGGCCTCGACGTCGAGGCCATTGCGGGCCTGTTCTCGGGCGAGCGCTTCGCGCCCGAACCACTCACCGAGGCCGAGCGGGAAAGGCTGACGAACGCCACTCTCGACGGGGCACCCGCACCCGCTGCCGGAGACTTTCCGGACTGGATCGCACCGTCCCTGGAGCGCCTCTTCGGCGACGATCTCGTGCCCGAGATGCAGGCGCTGACAGCCCGTGCGCCGCTGGACTTGCGGGTGAATACTCTCAAGGCGGCCTCGCGGGAGCAGGCGCACGATGCCCTGCCGCATCTCGGTGCCGTCGAGACGCCCCTTTCGCCATTAGGCCTCCGGATCGCCCCCGGCGAGGATGGCCGTGGCCCGGCGATCCAGGCCGAGCCGGAATTCCTCAAGGGCTGGATCGAGATCCAGGACGAGGGCTCGCAGCTCGCAAGCCTCCTGTCCGCCGTGCAGCCCGGCGATCAAGTAGTCGACCTCTGCGCCGGCGGGGGCGGCAAGACCCTCGCGCTCGCGGCGATGATGGACAATCACGGCCAGATCTACGCCACCGACAACGATGCCCGCCGCCTCGCGCCCATTCACGAGCGTCTTGCCCGTGCGGGCGTCCGCAACGTCCAGGTCCGCACACCGCGCGGCCGCGCCGATGCGGTCACGGATCTCGACGGGCGGATCGACTGCGTCCTGGTGGACGCGCCCTGCACGGGCGTCGGCACCTGGCGCCGCAACCCGGACGCCAAATGGCGGCTCCGACCCGGCAGCCTGGAGGTCCGCCGCAAGGAGCAGCAGGCGGTGCTGGACCGGGCCGCTGCCCTCGTCCGTCCTGGTGGACGCATCGTCTACATCACATGCTCCATCCTGCCGGAGGAGAATGACGAGGCGCTCTCGGCCTTTCTTGAACGCCAGGAGCAATTCCATCCCGTTCCGGGGCGGGAGATCCTCGCACGGGCCGGGATGCCGGATTTGGAAAAAGTCCTGCGCCCGACAAAGCTCGGCTGGCAAATGACTCCTCTACGCACTGGCACGGATGGCTTCTACGTTGCCGTCCTCACCAGAAATCCATAA
- a CDS encoding amino acid ABC transporter permease: MGYSLQFGAVWASFGNLLSGLALGLGLAVAAVACGTLIGLVAAFASVSSSRIARVLVGGYVMLIRNLPLLVLVLLVYFALPQLGIRFDKYESFIGALALYAGAYLTEVFRAGLVAVPKGVVEASRAIGLTRVQTNVWVVAPIMMRNALPSMGNTFIGMFKDSSIAAAIAVPELTFQARKINVDTFRVVETWIVASGLYIATCFAIAALLRRLERLFPKF; this comes from the coding sequence ATGGGATACTCGCTTCAGTTCGGAGCAGTCTGGGCGAGCTTCGGCAACCTGTTGTCGGGGCTCGCCCTCGGTCTCGGTTTGGCGGTCGCGGCGGTGGCATGCGGCACCTTGATCGGGCTTGTCGCGGCCTTTGCGAGCGTCAGTTCGTCCCGTATCGCACGCGTGCTGGTGGGAGGTTACGTGATGCTGATCCGGAACCTGCCGCTCCTCGTGCTGGTCCTGCTCGTATATTTCGCACTTCCGCAGCTCGGGATCCGGTTCGACAAGTATGAGAGCTTCATCGGAGCGCTCGCACTCTACGCAGGAGCTTACCTCACTGAAGTCTTCCGCGCCGGCCTCGTCGCCGTGCCGAAAGGCGTGGTGGAGGCATCCCGGGCCATCGGGCTCACACGGGTGCAGACCAACGTGTGGGTTGTCGCGCCGATCATGATGCGTAATGCCCTTCCGTCTATGGGCAACACCTTTATCGGCATGTTCAAGGACAGCTCGATTGCGGCCGCCATCGCGGTTCCGGAGCTGACATTCCAGGCACGCAAGATCAACGTCGATACTTTCCGCGTCGTGGAGACGTGGATCGTCGCCAGCGGGCTCTATATCGCGACCTGTTTCGCCATCGCGGCGCTCCTGCGCCGCCTCGAACGTCTGTTTCCGAAATTCTGA
- a CDS encoding RidA family protein, whose amino-acid sequence MSIEYPGKSDTPRSHLPFSPATQVGDLLFVSGQASVDVTGKIVSDTFEGEMRRSIENLRKVLEDADSDLAHVVQTRNYVRDPEDVAEFNRIYREYFSAPFPARTTITNCLGPNLRYEIDCVAVVKTKRS is encoded by the coding sequence ATGAGCATCGAATATCCCGGCAAATCGGACACGCCGCGCTCGCACCTCCCCTTCAGCCCTGCGACCCAGGTCGGCGATCTTCTCTTCGTCTCCGGACAGGCTTCGGTCGACGTCACAGGAAAAATCGTCTCGGATACATTCGAGGGCGAGATGCGACGTTCCATCGAGAACTTGCGAAAGGTTCTGGAGGATGCCGATAGCGACCTTGCTCATGTGGTGCAGACCCGCAACTACGTCCGCGATCCAGAGGACGTAGCGGAGTTCAACCGGATTTACCGTGAGTACTTCTCTGCCCCCTTCCCGGCTCGCACGACCATCACGAATTGCCTCGGGCCCAACCTTCGCTACGAGATCGATTGCGTGGCGGTCGTGAAGACGAAGCGTAGCTGA